From Streptomyces sp. TLI_235, the proteins below share one genomic window:
- a CDS encoding transposase — MKKSDRVIMEIFEALDATGCAHSAAQLAGVDPKTVRRYARMRDSGQPVDQPIRRPRLIDPFLPKVEEWVERSQGRVWADKLHERLVILGFTGDERTTRRAVAAAKERWNAGHRRTYRPWITEPGLWLQFDWGFGPKVPGPGGGQRQTLLFCAWLAWSRFRVVIPVWDRTLPTLISCIDATLRAIGGAPTYALTDNEKTVTIDRVAGIPVRHPQVVAAGRHYGMQVHTCVPFDPESKGGSEATVRIAKADLVPTSANLRPDYGSFAELRGACALFCQQVNTRVHRETGRTPASALDIERRRLHPLPTAPHTVALGESRTINTDQTVRFGSVRYSTPAGLVGQEAWVRVDGDELVVVVDLAQLPHRPEWLQGPAGLLEVARHHIALPGRPVIDPSHYPGHPQEMDGSPRLPRPKPVGPAEETFLALGPGAKSWLMEAAAAGTTRMRVKMAAAVELAALVGAGEVDICLGLAATAGRFADDDLMSIVRHRATGARPSDLVVCDENHSAQPGTSAWADFGRTTS; from the coding sequence GTGAAGAAGTCTGACAGGGTGATCATGGAAATCTTCGAGGCGCTCGACGCCACCGGATGTGCGCATTCGGCGGCGCAACTGGCGGGGGTGGATCCAAAAACCGTTCGGCGGTACGCGCGGATGAGAGACAGCGGTCAACCGGTTGACCAGCCGATCCGGCGACCGAGACTGATCGACCCGTTCCTGCCCAAGGTCGAGGAGTGGGTGGAGCGTTCGCAGGGCCGGGTGTGGGCCGACAAGCTGCACGAGCGCCTGGTGATCCTGGGGTTCACCGGCGACGAGCGCACGACTCGGCGGGCGGTCGCCGCGGCGAAGGAGCGCTGGAACGCCGGCCACCGCCGCACCTACCGGCCGTGGATCACCGAGCCCGGACTGTGGCTCCAGTTCGACTGGGGGTTCGGCCCGAAGGTCCCGGGACCGGGCGGCGGTCAGCGCCAGACGCTGCTGTTCTGCGCGTGGCTGGCCTGGTCCCGGTTCCGGGTGGTGATCCCGGTCTGGGACCGGACGTTGCCGACGCTGATCTCGTGCATCGACGCCACGCTGCGGGCGATCGGCGGGGCGCCGACCTACGCGCTCACGGACAACGAGAAGACCGTCACGATCGACCGGGTCGCCGGAATCCCGGTTCGCCATCCCCAAGTCGTCGCGGCCGGGCGGCACTACGGGATGCAGGTCCACACCTGCGTGCCGTTCGACCCCGAGTCGAAGGGCGGGTCGGAGGCCACGGTCCGCATTGCCAAGGCCGACCTGGTGCCCACCAGTGCGAACCTTCGGCCGGACTACGGCTCGTTCGCCGAACTGCGCGGGGCCTGCGCGCTGTTCTGCCAGCAGGTCAACACGCGTGTCCACCGCGAGACCGGCCGGACCCCGGCCTCCGCCCTGGACATCGAGCGCCGTCGGCTGCACCCGCTGCCCACCGCCCCGCACACGGTCGCGCTCGGCGAGAGCCGCACGATCAACACCGACCAGACGGTGCGCTTCGGCTCGGTGCGCTACTCGACCCCGGCCGGTCTGGTCGGCCAGGAGGCCTGGGTGCGCGTGGACGGTGACGAGCTCGTCGTCGTGGTCGACCTGGCCCAGCTCCCGCACCGCCCGGAGTGGTTGCAGGGCCCGGCCGGCCTGCTGGAGGTGGCCCGCCACCACATCGCGCTGCCCGGACGGCCCGTCATCGATCCCTCCCACTACCCCGGCCATCCGCAGGAGATGGACGGCTCGCCCCGTCTGCCGCGCCCGAAGCCGGTCGGCCCGGCGGAGGAGACGTTCCTCGCGCTCGGCCCCGGCGCGAAGTCCTGGCTGATGGAGGCCGCTGCCGCGGGCACCACGCGGATGCGCGTGAAGATGGCCGCCGCCGTCGAACTCGCCGCTCTCGTCGGCGCGGGCGAGGTCGACATCTGCCTGGGACTCGCCGCGACGGCCGGGCGCTTCGCGGACGACGACCTGATGTCGATCGTCCGTCACCGGGCCACCGGCGCCCGCCCCTCCGACCTCGTGGTCTGCGACGAGAACCACTCGGCCCAGCCCGGCACTTCCGCCTGGGCCGACTTCGGCCGCACGACCTCCTGA
- a CDS encoding DNA replication protein DnaC, whose product MTTATFAEPVPAVAMPTPAPPPPVAPPIPPEPEGVLKRMRFPYLRKAAPDVLATARTQRWDPAEVLRILLEAEIKGRDEATRRNHRKQANLPSGKTFESWKEEDSSIPLPTQHALMTLEWVGRAENLAVTEPSGTGKSHFAEALAHKAIDVGMQVCWFTLESLTATLGRAAVDNSVARAVAKITRCDLIVVDDIGMLPCGQTAAEAFYRVIDAAYERRSVIVTSNLHPSGFDSIMPKTLATAAVDRLLHHAHIILTEGSSLRLTQATTGKGVVPLAP is encoded by the coding sequence ATGACCACAGCCACGTTCGCCGAGCCCGTCCCCGCCGTCGCGATGCCCACGCCGGCCCCTCCGCCTCCCGTCGCACCGCCGATCCCGCCCGAGCCGGAGGGCGTCCTGAAGCGGATGCGCTTCCCCTATCTCCGCAAGGCCGCCCCCGACGTGCTGGCCACCGCCCGCACCCAACGCTGGGACCCGGCCGAGGTGTTGAGGATCCTGCTGGAGGCCGAGATCAAGGGCCGCGACGAGGCGACCAGGCGCAACCACCGCAAGCAGGCCAACTTGCCGTCCGGCAAGACCTTCGAGTCCTGGAAGGAGGAGGACTCCTCCATCCCGCTGCCCACCCAGCACGCCCTGATGACCCTCGAATGGGTCGGCCGGGCGGAGAATTTGGCTGTCACGGAGCCGTCGGGGACGGGCAAGAGCCACTTCGCCGAGGCCCTCGCTCACAAGGCCATCGATGTCGGCATGCAGGTCTGCTGGTTCACCCTGGAGTCGCTGACCGCCACCCTCGGACGGGCCGCCGTCGACAACTCGGTCGCCCGGGCCGTCGCCAAGATCACCCGATGCGACCTCATCGTGGTCGACGACATCGGCATGCTGCCCTGCGGCCAGACCGCCGCCGAGGCGTTCTACCGGGTGATCGATGCCGCTTACGAACGCCGATCGGTGATCGTGACCTCGAACCTTCATCCGTCAGGATTCGACTCGATCATGCCCAAGACACTCGCCACCGCAGCCGTCGACCGGCTCCTGCACCACGCCCACATCATCCTGACCGAGGGCTCCAGCCTCCGCCTCACCCAGGCGACCACCGGCAAGGGCGTCGTCCCGCTCGCCCCATGA
- a CDS encoding transposase (manually curated), with product MHARGRTPGAECPSCGSWSGRVHSGYERRVSDSAVSGQELVLHLRVRRFFCDADDCGRRTFAEQIPGLTFRYGRCTVPLRKVREAVALALGGRAGARLAGHLSAGIGRDALIRLIRALPDPATERVRVLGVDDFALRKGHHYGTVLIDIESRRPIEVLPERSADALAHWLTEHPGVEVICRDRAAYYAEGATRGAGTATQVADRYHLWANLGDATERLVARLRSQWVPSVPDKEKVALPEGSRDRRTRVRHAAVHALMDRGMGHSQIVAELHLDPKTVRKFMRAATADELIGTGPLGGRQTSLEGHAAYLIARFNEGCHSALRLHRELSERGLTVSERTVRRFVHRLRENTKPTARPPVPKVREVTGLILTHPDHRSESQQVLLKELRIRCSELADACDLVARFASILVNRRGQEELEQWTADAAASALPELRGFATGLRKDWDAVMAGLTLRWNSGPVEGHVNRIKMLKRQMFGRAKLDLLRKRVLLAS from the coding sequence GTGCACGCCCGGGGGCGGACGCCGGGCGCGGAGTGTCCGAGCTGCGGTAGTTGGTCGGGACGTGTCCACAGTGGGTACGAGCGGCGAGTGAGCGACTCGGCGGTCTCCGGTCAGGAGCTGGTGCTGCACCTGCGGGTCCGCCGGTTCTTCTGCGACGCCGATGACTGCGGGCGGCGGACCTTCGCGGAGCAGATCCCCGGCCTGACGTTCCGTTACGGGCGGTGCACAGTGCCGCTGCGGAAGGTTCGCGAGGCCGTCGCCCTCGCCCTCGGCGGCCGGGCCGGAGCCCGCCTGGCCGGACACCTGTCAGCCGGGATCGGCCGGGATGCCTTGATACGCCTGATCCGCGCACTGCCAGACCCGGCCACCGAGCGGGTCCGCGTGCTCGGCGTCGATGACTTCGCCCTGCGAAAGGGCCACCACTACGGCACCGTCCTGATCGACATCGAGAGCCGCCGTCCCATCGAGGTCCTGCCCGAGCGGTCTGCCGACGCCCTGGCCCACTGGCTCACCGAGCATCCCGGTGTCGAGGTGATCTGCCGTGACCGCGCCGCCTACTACGCCGAGGGCGCGACCCGTGGTGCCGGCACCGCGACGCAGGTCGCGGACAGGTACCACCTCTGGGCGAACCTCGGCGATGCGACTGAGCGGCTGGTCGCCCGCCTGCGCTCGCAGTGGGTCCCCTCCGTGCCGGACAAGGAGAAGGTGGCACTGCCCGAAGGATCGAGGGACCGGCGCACCCGTGTGCGCCATGCCGCCGTCCATGCGCTGATGGACAGGGGCATGGGGCACAGCCAGATCGTCGCCGAGCTGCATCTGGACCCGAAGACGGTGCGCAAGTTCATGAGGGCCGCCACTGCGGACGAGCTGATCGGCACGGGGCCCTTGGGCGGCCGGCAGACCAGCTTGGAGGGCCACGCCGCTTACCTGATCGCCCGCTTCAACGAGGGTTGCCACAGCGCACTACGGCTCCACCGTGAACTCTCCGAACGCGGCCTGACCGTCAGCGAGCGGACCGTCCGCCGGTTCGTGCACCGGCTGCGTGAGAACACCAAGCCGACCGCCCGACCGCCGGTCCCCAAGGTCCGCGAGGTGACCGGGCTGATCCTCACCCACCCCGACCACCGATCCGAAAGCCAACAAGTCCTCCTGAAGGAGCTACGCATTCGTTGCAGTGAGCTGGCCGACGCGTGCGACCTCGTCGCCCGGTTCGCCTCGATCCTCGTGAACCGGCGAGGCCAGGAGGAACTCGAACAGTGGACCGCGGACGCTGCGGCGAGCGCCCTGCCCGAGCTGCGAGGCTTCGCTACCGGCTTGCGCAAGGACTGGGACGCTGTCATGGCCGGCCTCACGCTCCGCTGGAACTCCGGCCCCGTCGAGGGTCACGTCAACCGGATCAAGATGCTCAAGAGGCAGATGTTCGGACGCGCCAAGCTCGACCTTCTCCGCAAGCGCGTACTCCTCGCGTCCTGA
- a CDS encoding TetR family transcriptional regulator: MPQNPTPAPSADGRTERGRQTREKIADAVLSLLDEGVVQFPAERVAERAGVSRRLVFHHFQDMAQLTDTAVTRRLDQLLAQIRPLPTDGPRNVRVAALAEQRGRILEWLTPTRLAMLRLEAPSDRVQQAVRLMLDLGRTRVSEIFALELDRLPEARRTDLLNALDAATTWSTWHHWRSAGLDVDAARRTMATAIHALLAATDHPDALPDGAPGTGDG, translated from the coding sequence ATGCCGCAGAACCCCACCCCCGCACCGTCCGCGGACGGCCGCACCGAGCGCGGCCGGCAGACCCGCGAGAAGATCGCCGACGCGGTGCTCTCGCTGCTCGACGAGGGCGTGGTGCAGTTCCCGGCCGAACGGGTCGCCGAACGCGCCGGTGTCTCACGGCGCCTGGTGTTCCATCACTTCCAGGACATGGCCCAGCTGACCGACACCGCGGTCACCCGGCGGCTCGACCAGCTACTGGCCCAGATCCGGCCGCTGCCGACCGACGGTCCGCGGAACGTACGGGTCGCCGCCCTGGCCGAGCAGCGCGGTCGCATCCTGGAGTGGCTCACCCCGACCCGGCTGGCGATGCTGCGGCTGGAGGCGCCCTCCGACCGCGTCCAGCAGGCGGTACGGCTGATGCTGGACCTCGGCCGGACCCGGGTCTCCGAGATCTTCGCCCTGGAACTCGACCGGCTGCCCGAGGCCCGCCGCACGGACCTCCTCAACGCCCTCGACGCCGCCACCACCTGGAGCACCTGGCACCACTGGCGCAGCGCCGGCCTCGACGTGGACGCCGCCCGCCGCACCATGGCCACCGCGATCCACGCCCTCCTCGCCGCCACCGACCACCCGGACGCCCTGCCCGACGGTGCCCCCGGCACCGGCGACGGATGA